GGTCGCGGCCGATCCTATCAGATGTCGGCACAGCAGCGGAAAAGATGGCGGTCCCCGATGGAATGGCGGCCGCGCGACCTTTCCTTCCCACCCTGGATGAAGCGACGCCAAGCTCCGGTTGTCATCCCCGGCCGAACGGAAATCGCTCCAGCTTTAGTTCCGGCTTTCGCGCCGCGCCAGGAAGGCCAGGCGCTCGAACAGGTGCACGTCCTGCTCGTTCTTGAGCAGCGCGCCGTGCAGCGGCGGGATCAGCTTGGTCGGATCCTTTTCCTTCAGCGCTTCCGGCGGGATGTCTTCGTTCAGCAGCAGCTTCAGCCAGTCGAGCAGCTCGCTGGTCGACGGCTTCTTCTTGAGGCCGGGCACGTCGCGGATCTGGTAGAAGACGTTGAGCGCCTCGCTCACCAGCTTCTGCTTGATGCCCGGATAGTGCACGTCGATGATCTTCTGCATCGTCTCGCGCTCGGGGAACTTGATGTAGTGGAAGAAGCAGCGGCGCAGGAAGGCGTCCGGCAGCTCCTTCTCGTTGTTCGAGGTGATGAGGATGATCGGGCGCACCGCGGCCTTGATCGTCTCGCCGGTCTCGTAGACGAAGAACTCCATGCGGTCGAGCTCGAGCAGCAGGTCGTTGGGGAATTCGATGTCGGCCTTGTCGATCTCGTCGATCAGCAGGACGGGGCGGGCGGCCTGGGTCTCGAAGGCCTCCCACAGCTTGCCCTTGCGGATATAGTTCTTGACGTCCTTGACGCGCGCATCGCCGAGCTGGCTGTCGCGCAGGCGCGTCACCGCATCGTACTCGTAGAGGCCCTGGATCGCCTTGGTGGTCGACTTGACGTGCCAGGTGATCAGCGGCGCCTTCATCGCGTCGGCGACCTGAAAGGCGAGTTCCGTCTTGCCGGTGCCCGGCTCGCCCTTGATCAGGAGCGGACGCTCCAGCGTGATGGCGGCGTTGACGGCGATCTTCAGATCGTCCGTCGCGACATAAGTGTCGGTACCTTCAAAACGCTGGCGAGCCATGAGATCTCTCGTTTAGGAAATAGCGGAAGGTAAAGCGTAGGTTGCGGCGGCAGGCGGCGCAAGGGTGCGCCGGCCCAGGCCGTTTGCACGAACGGGGCAGCATGAGCGGACCGCCGGACAGCCAGATCGCCGCGCCCATCGCGCAGGCCATCGCCCTGATGAACCAGGGTCAATGGGCCTTCGCCGAGACGGTGTTGACGCAGGTGCTGCGCCAGCGGCCGGGCGAGCCGGACGGGCTGCAGCTGCTGGGCCTGGTCCGCGCCAACCAGGGACGGCTCGGCGAGGCCGAGGCACTCTATCGCCGATCGCTGGCGGCCAAGCCGAAGCAGCCGCATGTGCAGATCAATCTCGGCAAGCTGCTGGCGATGACCGGCCGGGCGGCGGAGGGCATCGCGCTGCTCCGTGCCGTGGTGCGCGCCCATCCGGACAATGTCGATGCGCTGGTCGTGCTGGGCCAGGCGCAGAACGAAGCGGGCGATACG
The nucleotide sequence above comes from Rhizomicrobium sp.. Encoded proteins:
- a CDS encoding MoxR family ATPase, producing the protein MARQRFEGTDTYVATDDLKIAVNAAITLERPLLIKGEPGTGKTELAFQVADAMKAPLITWHVKSTTKAIQGLYEYDAVTRLRDSQLGDARVKDVKNYIRKGKLWEAFETQAARPVLLIDEIDKADIEFPNDLLLELDRMEFFVYETGETIKAAVRPIILITSNNEKELPDAFLRRCFFHYIKFPERETMQKIIDVHYPGIKQKLVSEALNVFYQIRDVPGLKKKPSTSELLDWLKLLLNEDIPPEALKEKDPTKLIPPLHGALLKNEQDVHLFERLAFLARRESRN